From a region of the Dermatophagoides farinae isolate YC_2012a chromosome 3, ASM2471394v1, whole genome shotgun sequence genome:
- the LOC124494561 gene encoding uncharacterized protein LOC124494561 isoform X2, which translates to MNKTTISAHYDNYPSMIGRSSSIRRNHHHDLNIDNNGESFSSFLPTSTDFRNKNPNEKRGGHNSKQDDPFLDIAEGSGHHRNPNNPNEDEEDDDDDLEIDGSGAADSINDKQSSTTTSTSTSTTTSTTTTTTTTTTTTTMKPIVTSQKSSTSTTVYSSSPMTPKSKVCKTPIDDEDLEGSGDCVDNNDDGIEGSGASNIDQESVVVPSSSSTTESSIVEIPSWTTSTIRPLTTSSSTTTTTTTSQPPPMMTPSIDDVEFPDYVTPPKYIPPRTPSASASFFARPGILAAVIGGTVVGLLCAILMVMFIVYRMRKKDEGSYPIDKTTITKTYRAAHNHHHHHVNHHHPLHSNKQYA; encoded by the exons atgaataaaacaacaatctcT GCTCATTACGACAATTATCCATCAATGATCGGccgatcatcatctattcgtcgcaatcaccatcatgacctgaatatcgataataatggcGAAAGTTTCTCATCGTTTCTTCCTACATCAACCGattttcgaaataaaaaCCCTAACGAAAAACGTGGAGGACATAATAGCAAACAAGATGATCCTTTTTTGGACATTGCCGAAGGTAGTGGACACCATCGGAATCCAAACAATccaaatgaagatgaagaagatgatgatgatgatcttgaaaTTGATGGCTCCGGAGCTGCTGACTCGatcaatgataaacaatcatCTACGACAACATCCACATCGACGTCCAcgacaacatcgacaacaactactacaacaacgacgaccaCGACTACAACCATGAAGCCTATTGTAACGTCCCAGAAATCATCCACATCAACTACAGTCTACAGTTCTTCACCAATGACGCCCAAATCTAAAGTTTGCAAAACTCctatcgatgatgaagatttggAAGGATCTGGTGATtgtgttgataataatgatgacggtATAGAAGGCTCTGGAG CTTCCAATATAGATCAAGAATCCGTAGTTGTGcctagcagcagcagcactacagaatcatcaattgtagAAATTCCCTCATGGACAACATCGACCATACGTCCTCTGActacgtcatcatcaactactACGACCACAACAACCAGTCAGCCACCACCAATGATGACGCCAAGTATTGATGATGTCGAATTTCCAGATTATGTTACACCTCCGAAATATATTCCCCCGCGTACGCCATCAGCTTCGGCATCATTCTTTGCTCGACCTGGAATCCTTGCAG CTGTCATCGGTGGGACTGTGGTCGGATTATTGTGTGCCATTCTGATGGTTATGTTTATCGTATATCGAATGCGTAAAAAAGATGAAGGCAGCTATCCAATTGATAAAACGACCATAACAAAAACCTATCGTGCTgcccataatcatcatcatcatcatgtaaatcatcatcatcctcttCATAGTAACAAACAATATGCGTAA
- the LOC124494561 gene encoding uncharacterized protein LOC124494561 isoform X1 — MEMSSNLYESTSMSSTSRLKWKCLHRSKNRPGYSLKPTTIIHKQQSLNSDSSTWTLNGSIDKRHTHHCVRSSSSLSMPITYSKCSSQSILLSDRRLIWQFIVNLIPIKNLSLFLLPLLMIIIIATTTVSTEKAHYDNYPSMIGRSSSIRRNHHHDLNIDNNGESFSSFLPTSTDFRNKNPNEKRGGHNSKQDDPFLDIAEGSGHHRNPNNPNEDEEDDDDDLEIDGSGAADSINDKQSSTTTSTSTSTTTSTTTTTTTTTTTTTMKPIVTSQKSSTSTTVYSSSPMTPKSKVCKTPIDDEDLEGSGDCVDNNDDGIEGSGASNIDQESVVVPSSSSTTESSIVEIPSWTTSTIRPLTTSSSTTTTTTTSQPPPMMTPSIDDVEFPDYVTPPKYIPPRTPSASASFFARPGILAAVIGGTVVGLLCAILMVMFIVYRMRKKDEGSYPIDKTTITKTYRAAHNHHHHHVNHHHPLHSNKQYA; from the exons ATGGAAATGTCATCCAACTTATACGAGTCGACATCGATGTCATCGACATCGAGATTAAAATGGAAATGTCTGCATCGATCTAAAAACAGACCAGGCTATAGCTTAAAACCAACAACTATTATTCACAAGCAGCAATCTCTAAATAGTGATTCATCAACATGGACATTAAATGGTTCCATAGATAAAAGACATACACATCATTGTGttcgatcatcatcctcattatCGATGCCAATTACATATTCAAAGTGTTCATCACAATCGATATTGCTCTCAGATCGGCGATTAATATGGCAATTCATTGTAAATTTGATTCCTATAAAGAATctatctttatttttattgccgcttttgatgataattataatcgCCACGACGACAGTATCGACCGAAAAG GCTCATTACGACAATTATCCATCAATGATCGGccgatcatcatctattcgtcgcaatcaccatcatgacctgaatatcgataataatggcGAAAGTTTCTCATCGTTTCTTCCTACATCAACCGattttcgaaataaaaaCCCTAACGAAAAACGTGGAGGACATAATAGCAAACAAGATGATCCTTTTTTGGACATTGCCGAAGGTAGTGGACACCATCGGAATCCAAACAATccaaatgaagatgaagaagatgatgatgatgatcttgaaaTTGATGGCTCCGGAGCTGCTGACTCGatcaatgataaacaatcatCTACGACAACATCCACATCGACGTCCAcgacaacatcgacaacaactactacaacaacgacgaccaCGACTACAACCATGAAGCCTATTGTAACGTCCCAGAAATCATCCACATCAACTACAGTCTACAGTTCTTCACCAATGACGCCCAAATCTAAAGTTTGCAAAACTCctatcgatgatgaagatttggAAGGATCTGGTGATtgtgttgataataatgatgacggtATAGAAGGCTCTGGAG CTTCCAATATAGATCAAGAATCCGTAGTTGTGcctagcagcagcagcactacagaatcatcaattgtagAAATTCCCTCATGGACAACATCGACCATACGTCCTCTGActacgtcatcatcaactactACGACCACAACAACCAGTCAGCCACCACCAATGATGACGCCAAGTATTGATGATGTCGAATTTCCAGATTATGTTACACCTCCGAAATATATTCCCCCGCGTACGCCATCAGCTTCGGCATCATTCTTTGCTCGACCTGGAATCCTTGCAG CTGTCATCGGTGGGACTGTGGTCGGATTATTGTGTGCCATTCTGATGGTTATGTTTATCGTATATCGAATGCGTAAAAAAGATGAAGGCAGCTATCCAATTGATAAAACGACCATAACAAAAACCTATCGTGCTgcccataatcatcatcatcatcatgtaaatcatcatcatcctcttCATAGTAACAAACAATATGCGTAA
- the IFT57 gene encoding intraflagellar transport 57 — translation MPGVTKNSAKSISSEEISEELLEKMHELNEKLLALDYTKEFVSNFKCPPIHRYFFSKQINQAQQFFAFCCMSSYLLNKLNDGRQQIQVDSFDDPNLTIDKIVGASQAYGVGDVSKSRLKLGYGAEVIALLSTLTDKLFLERYKSNEVHIEIIVRSGDGIQIESEDDDDEYIDDDEQENEIILEEEFEDYLETESDLVVHEDDNEEWQDASLESNHQQQLRQQMIQAARIDLSEWKLELERILPQMNAHRFMKNQSKNRMTMLTTANDISNEWRIHLQAARRHHTNIESIFSQTEGMLTGIAAEMKTALDKIAAKENYLHQNCNTILAEWINVRQRAIELKQSLDQAESELEARSLRLQELNDEDRSTKQSIEEYSLRMTDSSPLAEAKKAREMLKQEMTRISLQIGVAIQILVRHVSLHSSYCSYA, via the coding sequence ATGCCTGGTGTTACGAAAAATTCAGCGAAAAGTATCTCCTCGGAAGAAATTTCAGAAGaattgttggaaaaaatgcACGaactgaatgaaaaattgttggCCCTAGATTATACTaaagaatttgtttcaaactTTAAATGCCCACCAATacatcgatattttttcagCAAACAAATTAATCAAGCACAGCAATTTTTCGCCTTTTGTTGTATGAGTTCATATTTGCTGAACAAATTGAACGATGGTCGACAACAGATTCAAGTGGACAGTTTTGATGATCCAAATTTGACTATCGACAAGATTGTTGGTGCATCACAAGCATATGGTGTTGGTGATGTTTCTAAAAGCCGACTCAAACTTGGTTATGGTGCTGAAGTGATCGCTTTGCTTTCCACTTTGACCGACAAACTATTCCTGGAGAGATATAAGAGCAATGAAGTTCATATAGAAATCATAGTGCGATCTGGTGATGGCATCCAAATTGAATCcgaagacgacgacgatgagtatattgatgatgatgaacaggaaaatgaaattatattGGAAGAAGAGTTTGAAGACTATTTGGAAACAGAATCAGATTTAGTCGTTCACGAGGATGATAATGAGGAATGGCAAGACGCATCGCTGGAAagcaatcatcaacaacaattacgaCAACAGATGATACAAGCCGCACGAATTGATTTGTCTGAATGGAAGCTGGAATTGGAACGTATTTTACCGCAGATGAATGCTCATCGATTCATGAAAAACCAAAGCAAAAATCGTATGACTATGTTGACAACGGCTAACGATATAAGCAACGAATGGAGAATTCATTTGCAAGCTGCACGTCGTCACCATACCAATATTGAATCCATATTTAGCCAAACGGAAGGAATGCTAACCGGAATAGCGGCCGAAATGAAAACTGCATTGGATAAGATCGCGGCAAAAGAAAACTATCTACATCAGAATTGCAATACCATACTGGCTGAATGGATCAATGTTCGCCAACGAgccattgaattgaaacaatcattGGATCAGGCAGAATCAGAACTCGAGGCAAGGTCATTACGGCTACAAGAATTGAACGACGAAGACCGATCGACCAAACAATCGATCGAAGAATATAGCTTACGAATGACCGATTCATCGCCGCTAGCTGAAGCAAAAAAGGCAAGGGAAATGCTTAAACAGGAAATGACCAGAATTAGTCTACAAATTGGAGTGGCCATACAAATTCTAGTGCGACATGTCTCTcttcattcatcatattgtTCTTATGCTTGA
- the LOC124495281 gene encoding uncharacterized protein LOC124495281 — translation MDHSTTSGGDEKAPSSPSDAIISDLITVTIKTIDSKNYQFQVENDIKIRAFKEKISSTLNIEPESQRMIFCGRVLADDKTFKDYKIDNGKVIHLVKRAPPPKNDTANNSSNGQNNNQQQNERNRSRFQSFRSDDGSSVFMGSFPTEPSNIINQVMRQLFSQRPGSDSSNESNASDSAVGATSSPSGAGGRNAASSNIRARFNHIRQLLGYVETNFQILQDPSHLPRGNQMNAFGDNQSITLADYARCFSDVISYMDRLKPYLETWIRSLTPEEQNDSSTNNIDRQSQNNFSIIMRIVHHLSHVFHSLTDLSINPNDANSPITLNVLGSPHQQQQASNVDTHFTITASASNVNDDPNASATATTNTNQNQNNSTTETDSENVQQRNSNSSSPSNEFVSPPVPSGDNRLPTNAAPSNNNSMFRSLGSIPGSVFVAQSPILLMEVDATIDGHSTNLGTRAIRNFSISDLNVSFNDLINNASNVAFNAMNQNPNTNPIEPQSQQDSANGINTTAQFSNPPVDSDEAPTGESNPNSSAAATTGTINNNGSSNQNNSNNPMVNPLQLFSARFDPFLNCNSTYTMPEIRSATNFGTMPFSQPLMQMFGQNNIMGDIPNNFRSSALNGEDNDLGILNSMRESLLNLTQLDQGDSPTSDESREFFDFIDYLLRRINQLPSQAGLQFQSGDHQQSPRIQDYIRNLNLLNSNDESMLSNMLSYLFQSLNFQDLYQMINSNFRDFARLRQHLQRAIRVFLMNNHDGTDVRTDIETMIANHPTLLTDIVAKMRPATGVDHVESFRNFVQETLIKFFNKIMQSNNDETFGDELTDAVKYLMNAYIHFCDACFADPSNARSTLIMRFMTEYADIADQRFRDFLTQIITQRINNWITTDFVKDNQLDAEIQSYIVRRSCRQQEQQPQPNSDGPSNSMDSLEDMEFSDAYSDMPPSTSTHSMHATSSEPQRLHPPTTNRITNNEQESADWQSVVPNEWVPIIKEDIQKQKNIENDHQPPFSDAYLSGMSKKRRLEHDQQQQQSNKQMK, via the exons ATGGATCATTCTACAACATCCGGAGGAGATGAAAAAGCACCTTCATCACCATCTGATGCAATTATATCGGATCTTATTACAgtaacaatcaaaacaattgattcaaaaaattatcaatttcaagttgaaaatgat ATTAAAATTCGGGCAttcaaggaaaaaatttcatccacTCTCAATATTGAACCAGAAAGCCAgagaatgattttttgtgGCCGTGTATTAGCCGATGATAAAACTTTCAAAGATTATA AGATTGACAACGGTAAAGTGATTCATCTGGTCAAACGTGCTCCACCACCCAAAAACGATACAGCCAATAATAGTTCAAATggccaaaataataatcagcaACAAAACGAACGAAATCGTTCTAGATTTCAAAGTTTTCGTTCCGATGATGGTTCATCGGTTTTCATGGGCTCCTTTCCAACGGAACCATCcaatattatcaatcaagTCATGCGACAATTGTTCTCCCAACGTCCAGGCTCAGATAGTTCTAATGAATCGAACGCATCTGATTCAGCGGTCGGAGCAACATCTTCGCCAAGTGGAGCAGGTGGAAGAAATGCCGCATCGTCAAATATCCGAGCTCGATTCAATCATATTCGTCAGCTGCTTGGTTATGTTGAAACCAATTTTCAGATCTTGCAAGATCCCTCACATCTCCCAAGAGGGAATCAGATGAATGCGTTTGgcgataatcaatcaatcacattGGCGGATTATGCACGCTGCTTTTCTGATGTTATTTCTTATATGGATCGTCTGAAACCTTACCTCGAAACATGGATTCGATCATTAACTCCAGAAGAACAGAACGATTCAAGCACCAATAATATTGATAGACAATCtcagaataatttttctatcATTATGCGAATCGTTCACCATTTATCACACGTATTTCATTCGTTGACTGATTTATCTATCAATCCGAACGATGCTAATTCGCCAATCACCTTGAATGTTTTAGGATCaccacatcaacaacaacaagcttCTAACGTCGATACACATTTTACCATAACTGCCAGCGCTTCAAACGTTAATGACGATCCTAATGCATCTGCTACCGCTACCACTAATAcgaatcagaatcaaaataattctaCTACAGAAACAGATTCGGAAAACGTTCAGCAAAGAAACTCAAATTCTTCAAGTCCAtctaatgaatttgtttctcCTCCTGTACCAAGTGGTGATAATCGTCTGCCGACTAATGCAGCTCCAAGTAACAATAATTCAATGTTCAGATCATTAGGATCGATTCCCGGAAGTGTTTTTGTAGCACAATCACCCATATTGCTAATGGAAGTCGATGCAACAATTGATGGACATAGTACAAACCTCGGAACTCGTGCGATTCgtaatttttcgatttcagATTTAAATGTCAGTTTCAAtgatttaattaataatgCAAGTAATGTTGCGTTCAATGCAATGAACCAAAACCCAAATACCAATCCAATCGAGCCACAATCACAGCAAGATAGTGCCAATGGCATCAACACAACAGCACAGTTTTCAAATCCTCCTGTGGATTCAGATGAAGCTCCTACAGGTGAATCGAATCCAAACTCTTCGGCTGCCGCTACTACCGGcacaataaataataacGGTAGttcgaatcaaaacaattcaaataatcCAATGGTCAATCCATTGCAATTGTTTTCGGCTCGTTTTGATCCATTCTTAAATTG TAATTCAACCTATACGATGCCCGAGATTCGTTCAGCCACAAATTTTGGTACAATGCCTTTTTCACAACCACTGATGCAAATGTTTGGTCAAAATAATATCATGGGTGACATCCCTAATAACTTTAGATCTTCCGCTCTTAATGGTGAAGATAATGACCTgggaattttgaattcaatgagaGAAAGTTTGCTTAATCTCACTCAATTGGATCAAGGTGATTCTCCAACCTCGGACGAAAGTCGggaattttttgattttatcgaCTACTTGCTTCgaagaatcaatcaattgccTTCACAGGCTGGTTTACAATTCCAATCGGGTGATCATCAGCAATCGCCTCGAATCCAAGACTATATACGTAATTTAAATCTCTTGAATTCGAATGACGAATCAATGTTGTCGAATATGTTGTCATATTTGTTTCAAAGCCTGAATTTCCAGGATCTGTATCAGATGATAAACTCAAATTTCCGAGATTTTGCCCGTCTTAGACAACATTTACAGCGTGCGATTCGAGTTTTCCTAatgaataatcatgatgGAACTGATGTTCGTACAGACATTGAAACGATGATTGCCAATCACCCTACACTATTGACCGACATTGTC gCCAAAATGAGACCTGCAACCGGTGTTGATCACGTTGAATCATTCAGGAATTTTGTTCAAGAGactttgattaaattttttaataaaattatgcaatcgaataatgatgaaacctTCGGGGATGAGCTGACTGATGCTGTTAAATACCTTATGAATGCTTATATTCATTTCTGTGACG CTTGTTTTGCTGACCCTTCAAATGCCCGATCTACGCTGATTATGCGTTTCATGACCGAATATGCCGATATTGCTGACCAACGATTCAGAGATTTTCTTACTCAGATCATCACTCAGCGAATCAATAACTGGATAACCACTGATTTTGTTAAGGATAATCAATTGGATGCTGAAATTCAGTCGTACATTGTAAGACGATCATGCagacaacaagaacaacaacccCAGCCAAACAGCGATGGCCCTTCAAATTCGATGGATTCCTTGGAAGATATGGAATTCTCCGATGCCTACAGTGATATGCCACCTTCGACTAGTACTCATTCAATGCATGCAACATCATCTGAACCTCAACGACTGCATCCGCCCACAACGAATCGAATcacaaacaatgaacaagaaTCTGCTGATTGGCAATCAGTCGTCCCGAACGAATGG GTACCAATCATTAAAGAGGATAttcaaaaacagaaaaacattgaaaatgatcatcaacctCCATTCAGTGATGCATACTTAAGTGGAATGTCGAAAAAACGTCGCCTGGaacatgatcaacaacaacagcaatcaaataagcaaatgaaataa
- the Polr2G gene encoding DNA-directed RNA polymerase II subunit Rpb7, with protein MFYHIQLEHEIQLHPRYFGPNLLDTVKKKLFKDVEGTCTGKYGFVIAVTTIDSIGDGVIQSGTGFVTYPIKYRAIVFRPFKGEVLDAIVTQINKVGIFTEIGPLACFISRHSIPADMEFDANANPPCYKTKDDEMVINQDDEIRVKIVGIRVDATDIFAIGTLMDDYLGLN; from the coding sequence ATGTTTTACCATATTCAATTGGAACACGAAATCCAATTGCATCCTCGATATTTTGGACCAAACTTGTTGGATACGGTCAAAAAGAAGTTATTTAAAGATGTTGAAGGAACGTGTACAGGCAAATATGGATTCGTCATTGCTGTGACCACGATTGACAGTATTGGTGATGGTGTAATTCAATCTGGCACTGGTTTTGTAACTTATCCGATCAAGTATCGAGCTATCGTTTTTCGACCATTCAAAGGAGAAGTACTTGATGCTATCGTTACACAGATCAACAAGGTCGGTATATTCACTGAAATAGGCCCATTGGCTTGTTTCATATCCCGGCATTCTATACCAGCCGATATGGAATTTGATGCTAATGCTAATCCACCATGttataaaacaaaagatGATGAGATGGTCATCAATCaggatgatgaaattcgTGTGAAAATTGTTGGTATACGTGTCGATGCTACCGATATATTTGCCATCGGTACGCTTATGGACGATTATCTTGGTCTTAATTAA